A genomic stretch from Aedes albopictus strain Foshan chromosome 2, AalbF5, whole genome shotgun sequence includes:
- the LOC109423370 gene encoding bromodomain-containing protein homolog, translating into MGLDFEVQDYIKTLNKNSPPFRCPKCDNKKYKSVIGLQYHLNNYDHDNPSPSSAAPVPVATKQPEPVAGPSTEVEKIPTAPEKPETVSASAGADEAVKGEDVEMKEPTAKSSEKAEKAPSSAKSPGKGAVAKETPIRPPNNNKQRSQKKKVGVTPKNKASAAPARESLAYIESEGLIKIEFGGKNINLSVDEEFELISLDEQKKKWENPDVELFAVPPPTEPEVKLPEGKFKEIEEYTIHDAPARPNAYIRFIEKSTEELDGEVEYDVDEEDTTWLAIMNERRAQQNLCPVPVDSLELLMDRLEKESYFQAAVTGQNGAPVDDDAVCCICMDGECQNTNVILFCDMCNLAVHQDCYGVPYIPEGQWLCRRCLQSPSRSVDCVLCPNTGGAFKQTDSNQWAHVVCALWIPEVRFANTVFLEPIDSIETIPPARWRLVCYICKQKGIGACIQCNRSSCYAAFHVTCAQQAGLCMRMDQVRGNDTHPIVVQKTAYCDAHTPINALGSPGGSGGEADPREACREKMKKARKMLAIKRTSAPVILIPTIPANRVEEIASLVNIAKKQQFIQRLIAYWTLKRQHRNGVPLLRRLQSQGQTQGAPGRDKNDGSPDARELYQQLKYWQCLRQDLERARLLCELVRKREKLKLIMIKTNEQCVMAQLNPIETVLHRILDQLEAKDIQEIFREPVDTEEVADYLKIITHPMDLGTMRQKLKSGFYTSIEDLESDFMLMVTNCLTYNNKDTMFYRAGVKMRDAGTIIFRTIRKELERAGLLEKPQPQQVAAIQGTEDSLAIDIEAELNLLAQEPPSQELIEKLQQQLTKAGGIKHGMTRAKKVKHIRAEIAKIKRALPKEPEKPAKPEKLPVEKPAPEQPTPKKATAVETVTSKALKVQQTPPASPLKILNNSPSPSGVNRRTAVLFTRKAQAALKKPETPSKEEAAIAATTELLQKTAKKATRGKRGASNKSKQAGAIGGSDGGFLNLPGPSGSGGRKSLESSEKKSFESDSFRVYRGGQDREISDSDDSNLSFTGSTCSSCSGFSGSGTESEFGSSSDNESFCDSEMSTSEEAEAFPEKPLLEPLKLVWAKCRGYPWYPALIIDPDIPSGFVHNGVPLPAPPADVLALKANYEEQVFLVLFFDVKRTWQWLPANKLELLGVNKELDQSKLVESRKPTERKAVNKAYQEALHYHSQVSSADGPAGKL; encoded by the exons ATGGGACTCGATTTCGAAGTGCAGGACTATATCAAAACGCTGAATAAAAACAGTCCCCCGTTTCGGTGCCCCAAGTGTGACAACAAAAAGTATAAATCCGTGATCGGGTTGCAGTACCATTTGAACAACTATGACCACGACAATCCGTCCCCGTCTAGCGCGGCGCCGGTTCCAGTGGCCACTAAGCAACCAGAACCAGTAGCGGGACCGTCGACAGAAGTGGAAAAAATACCCACCGCTCCAGAAAAACCTGAAACAGTGAGTGCATCGGCAGGTGCAGATGAAGCTGTCAAAGGGGAAGATGTCGAAATGAAAGAGCCGACGGCAAAAAGCAGTGAAAAAGCGGAAAAGGCTCCATCGAGTGCGAAATCTCCCGGGAAAGGTGCCGTGGCCAAAGAAACGCCGATTCGACCACCGAACAACAACAAACAGAGGAGTCAGAAGAAAAAAGTGGGGGTAACACCGAAAAATAAGGCCTCTGCAGCACCGGCCAGGGAGTCCCTGGCCTACATTGAGTCGGAAGGGCTGATCAAGATCGAGTTCGGCGGAAAGAACATCAACCTGTCGGTAGACGAAGAATTTGAGCTGATCAGCTTGGACGAGCAGAAGAAAAAGTGGGAAAATCCGGATGTGGAGCTTTTTGCCGTGCCGCCTCCGACGGAACCGGAAGTGAAGCTCCCGGAAG GAAAATTCAAGGAAATCGAAGAGTACACCATTCATGATGCCCCGGCTCGTCCGAATGCTTACATCCGGTTCATCGAGAAGAGCACCGAAGAGCTGGATGGCGAGGTGGAATACGACGTGGACGAAGAGGACACCACCTGGTTGGCCATAATGAACGAACGCCGAGCACAGCAAAACCTGTGCCCAGTGCCGGTGGATTCGTTGGAATTGCTGATGGACCGCCTGGAGAAGGAATCGTACTTCCAAGCGGCGGTAACCGGTCAAAACGGTGCCCCCGTGGATGACGATGCGGTGTGCTGTATTTGCATGGATGGCGAGTGCCAGAATACGAATGTTATCTTGTTTTGCGACATGTGTAATTTGGCGGTTCATCAAGATTGCTACGGAGTTCCGTACATTCCGGAGGGACAGTGGCTTTGTAGGCGATGCCTGCAGAGCCCCAGTCGATCGGTGGATTGTGTTCTTTGTCCGAATACGGGAGGAGCTTTCAAGCAGACGGACAGCAATCAGTGGGCTCACGTTGTTTGTGCCCTCTGGATACCGGAGGTCCGATTTGCTAATACCGTTTTCTTGGAACCGATTGATTCAATTGAAACCATTCCTCCGGCTCGTTGGCGACTTGTGTGCTACATTTGCAAGCAGAAAGGTATCGGAGCTTGTATCCAGTGTAATCGAAGTTCGTGTTACGCTGCGTTCCATGTAACCTGCGCACAGCAGGCCGGTTTATGCATGAGAATGGATCAAGTACGTGGGAACGACACTCATCCGATTGTAGTGCAGAAGACTGCCTACTGCGATGCCCATACACCGATCAACGCGCTTGGATCGCCAGGAGGATCTGGAGGAGAAGCCGATCCACGAGAAGCATGCCGTGAAAAGATGAAGAAAGCCCGGAAGATGTTGGCCATTAAACGAACTTCGGCTCCGGTGATCTTGATCCCGACCATTCCGGCGAATCGAGTGGAAGAGATTGCATCGCTGGTCAACATTGCCAAGAAGCAACAGTTCATTCAACGTCTGATAGCTTACTGGACTCTGAAGCGTCAGCATAGAAATGGAGTTCCTTTGCTTCGGCGCCTTCAGAGTCAGGGACAAACACAGGGAGCTCCAGGACGTGATAAAAACGATGGTTCGCCTGACGCCCGGGAACTTTATCAACAGCTTAAGTACTGGCAATGTCTCCGGCAGGACTTGGAGCGGGCCAGGCTTCTCTGCGAACTAGTTCGAAAGCGTGAAAAACTTAAACTGATTATGATAAAAACCAACGAACAATGCGTGATGGCTCAGCTGAATCCCATCGAAACTGTTCTCCACCGGATTCTCGATCAGTTGGAAGCAAAGGAcatccaggaaattttccgggAACCCGTCGATACTGAGGAAGTCGCCGATTATCTTAAAATTATCACCCACCCGATGGACCTGGGAACAATGAGACAAAAGCTCAAATCCGGTTTCTACACCAGCATTGAAGACCTGGAATCGGACTTCATGCTGATGGTCACCAACTGTTTGACCTACAACAACAAGGACACCATGTTCTACCGGGCGGGAGTTAAAATGCGGGACGCCGGAACGATCATCTTCCGAACGATCCGCAAGGAACTGGAACGTGCCGGCCTGCTAGAGAAACCACAACCTCAGCAAGTGGCGGCCATCCAAGGAACGGAAGACTCCCTGGCCATCGACATCGAAGCCGAGTTGAATCTGCTGGCCCAGGAGCCACCCAGCCAGGAGTTAATCGAAAAACTCCAGCAGCAATTGACCAAGGCCGGCGGAATCAAGCACGGTATGACGCGAGCCAAGAAGGTCAAGCACATTCGGGCGGAGATTGCCAAGATCAAGCGAGCTCTCCCGAAGGAACCGGAAAAACCTGCGAAACCGGAAAAACTG CCTGTTGAGAAGCCAGCGCCCGAGCAACCAACGCCAAAAAAGGCGACAGCAGTCGAAACGGTCACTTCGAAAGCACTCAAAGTACAGCAGACGCCACCTGCGAGTCCGTTGAAGATCCTGAATAACAGTCCATCGCCATCGGGAGTTAATAGAAG AACGGCAGTGCTGTTTACGCGCAAAGCCCAGGCCGCCCTCAAGAAGCCGGAAACGCCATCTAAGGAGGAAGCGGCCATCGCCGCCACCACGGAGCTCCTACAGAAAACGGCCAAAAAAGCAACCCGTGGCAAGCGGGGTGCTTCGAACAAGAGCAAACAGGCTGGCGCTATTGGCGGCTCGGATGGAGGCTTCCTGAACCTGCCGGGGCCGTCCGGAAGCGGAGGCCGAAAGTCGTTGGAGTCGTCGGAAAAGAAGTCTTTCGAATCCGATAGTTTCCGTGTGTACCGGGGCGGTCAGGATCGGGAGATTTCCGACTCGGACGATAGCAATCTCAGCTTCACCGGCAGTACCTGCAGTAGCTGTAGCGGGTTCAGCGGCAGCGGAACGGAGTCGGAGTTCGG AAGCTCCAGCGATAACGAATCGTTCTGCGACTCGGAGATGTCCACCAGCGAAGAGGCGGAAGCCTTCCCAGAGAAACCTTTACTGGAACCGCTCAAGCTGGTGTGGGCCAAGTGTCGAGGCTATCCGTGGTACCCTGCCCTAATAATCGATCCGGACATTCCGAGTGGGTTTGTTCATAATGGGGTCCCACTGCCGGCTCCTCCAGCGGATGTTCTAGCCCTGAAAGCCAACTACGAAGAGCAGGTGTTTTTGGTTCTGTTCTTCGACGTCAAGCGAACCTGGCAGTGGCTTCCGGCGAACAAGCTGGAATTGCTCGGCGTGAACAAAGAACTGGACCAGAGCAAGCTGGTAGAGTCGAGGAAACCCACCGAACGGAAAGCGGTCAACAAGGCTTACCAAGAAGCGCTGCACTATCACAGCCAGGTGTCGAGTGCCGATGGGCCAGCTGGAAAGCTTTAG
- the LOC109423373 gene encoding OCIA domain-containing protein 1: MDRAEPAPQHIEGQRNALNFQFSPEELKVLQECNREAFFQRSMPLGTVFGLGTYYAIQRGFLKPSVRFGAGPKVFVGITLGYFMGKLSYQSRCAEKIMRIPNSRLADMIRQRRQGGGTGVERLYPDQGFSAGSMLSPFGPAAPSDSVTEQHFRNRDSINIDVYTPSYSGLDESARPSLDSNRAFEEELQLPVDPPPVTKSYEELRRQNREDYARRQQAPYRPPTVLEDTPPIRRETVPPPRLEDRPPQHPQMKNKYGDVYQE; the protein is encoded by the exons ATGGACAGGGCAGAACCAGCACCACAACATATTGAAGGACAGCGCAATGCTTTG AATTTTCAATTTTCGCCGGAGGAGTTGAAGGTGTTGCAAGAATGTAATCGGGAAGCATTTTTTCAACGTTCGATGCCGCTGGGGACGGTTTTCGGATTGGGAACGTACTACGCCATCCAAAGAGGTTTTCTAAAG CCCAGCGTACGATTTGGCGCCGGTCCCAAAGTTTTTGTTGGTATAACGTTGGGTTACTTTATGGGTAAGCTGAGCTACCAGAGTCGATGTGCCGAGAAAATTATGCGTATACCAAACTCCCGACTGGCCGATATGATTCGCCAGAGACGACAGGGAGGAGGCACCGGCGTTGAAAGATT ATACCCCGATCAAGGATTCAGTGCTGGAAGCATGTTGTCCCCATTTGGACCGGCTGCTCCGAGTGACAGTGTAACGGAGCAGCATTTCCGCAATCGTGACTCGATCAACATCGACGTTTACACCCCCAGCTATTCCGGACTGGACGAGAGCGCTCGACCGTCTCTTGATT CGAATCGAGCCTTCGAGGAGGAACTTCAGCTGCCCGTTGATCCTCCACCGGTGACGAAATCCTACGAAGAGTTGCGTCGACAGAATCGCGAAGACTATGCGCGTCGACAGCAGGCCCCGTATCGTCCGCCGACGGTATTGGAGGACACGCCTCCGATTAGACGGGAAACTGTGCCTCCACCCAGGCTGGAAGATCGGCCACCCCAGCATCCCCAGATGAAGAACAAATACGGGGATGTCTATCAGGAATAG